One region of Erwinia tracheiphila genomic DNA includes:
- the flgM gene encoding flagellar biosynthesis anti-sigma factor FlgM yields the protein MSIDRTQPLNPASTVQSRDTSDTAAPKARQAETTKATSTPTASQVVLSDAQSQLTKSSAQDINTERVEQLKTAIRNGGLKMDTGKIADALIQQAKDSLEGN from the coding sequence ATGAGCATTGACAGAACTCAACCGTTGAACCCAGCCAGTACCGTGCAGAGTCGTGATACGTCAGATACGGCTGCACCGAAAGCGCGACAGGCTGAGACGACAAAAGCGACCAGCACCCCCACGGCCTCTCAGGTTGTGTTAAGCGACGCACAGTCACAACTGACCAAATCCAGCGCCCAGGACATTAACACCGAGCGCGTGGAGCAGTTAAAAACAGCCATCCGTAATGGTGGCCTGAAGATGGACACCGGTAAAATCGCCGATGCGCTGATTCAGCAGGCAAAAGATTCTTTAGAAGGTAACTGA
- a CDS encoding RICIN domain-containing protein produces the protein MRLQQSQLRDEQHWYFINQRQVGYVIANYRNPNFVMDVPNSEVQKGRAIQLYLRSQTNAQRFLPEYTRGPQDQSVHQLRTTFAVDRVITATGYDSTLVVGDKNNTDRKQKFRFIRTPEKGFNVYQIIYFANNQIIAWNVPGGIQVFRHQNEWKDEHYWLLERQGEAAILLQITEILRGLSVYPMPQSLTLITFSFFTESECSTAVQARII, from the coding sequence GTGCGTTTACAACAAAGTCAATTGCGGGATGAGCAGCACTGGTATTTCATCAACCAGCGTCAGGTGGGATATGTTATTGCAAATTACAGAAACCCAAACTTTGTTATGGATGTGCCGAATTCCGAAGTCCAAAAGGGAAGAGCCATACAGCTTTATCTTCGCAGTCAAACAAACGCTCAACGATTTCTACCGGAATACACCAGGGGGCCGCAAGACCAGAGTGTCCATCAATTAAGAACGACATTTGCTGTAGATAGAGTTATAACCGCAACCGGATATGACTCAACACTCGTTGTCGGAGATAAAAACAACACTGACCGCAAACAGAAGTTCCGTTTCATCAGGACTCCTGAGAAAGGCTTTAACGTTTATCAAATTATTTACTTTGCCAATAATCAAATTATTGCCTGGAATGTGCCTGGAGGCATACAGGTGTTCCGTCACCAAAATGAATGGAAAGATGAACATTACTGGCTTTTGGAACGCCAGGGTGAGGCAGCTATATTACTTCAAATTACAGAGATCCTGAGAGGTTTATCGGTGTATCCCATGCCACAATCCTTAACACTAATCACATTCAGCTTTTTTACGGAATCAGAATGCAGTACAGCGGTCCAGGCTCGAATAATCTAA
- the flgD gene encoding flagellar hook assembly protein FlgD, whose translation MSIAVGVNESTDNTAITTTSSTTDTTAANLQSNFLTLLVTQLKNQDPTNPMDNSQLTTQLAQINTLSGIEKLNTTLGSISGQINSSQSLQASALVGKGVMVDGAQILVGTSSGSTSTTPFGLSLEQASTATTATITDSSGKVVQTINLGALSAGVHTFSWDGTETDGTTAPDGKYTLSISASNATGQLTAQPLNYALVNGVTTNTDGAILDLGTMGNSTVANVRQIL comes from the coding sequence ATGAGCATTGCAGTAGGTGTTAATGAATCCACAGACAACACGGCGATTACCACTACGTCGTCGACCACCGACACCACGGCGGCCAATCTGCAAAGTAACTTTTTGACGCTTTTGGTCACTCAGTTAAAGAACCAGGACCCGACGAATCCGATGGATAACAGCCAGTTAACCACCCAGCTTGCGCAAATCAACACCCTCAGTGGGATTGAAAAGCTGAATACCACGCTGGGCTCCATCTCCGGCCAAATCAACAGCAGCCAGTCACTTCAGGCATCGGCGCTGGTGGGCAAGGGCGTGATGGTTGATGGGGCGCAAATTCTGGTCGGTACCAGCAGCGGCAGCACCTCAACCACGCCATTTGGCTTGAGTCTTGAGCAGGCTTCCACAGCAACCACCGCCACCATTACCGACTCGTCCGGCAAAGTAGTGCAGACCATTAACCTCGGTGCACTCAGCGCGGGCGTTCATACTTTCTCCTGGGATGGTACTGAAACTGATGGCACCACTGCACCAGACGGGAAATATACGCTGTCAATCAGTGCCAGCAATGCGACCGGGCAGTTAACCGCCCAACCGCTGAACTATGCGCTGGTTAACGGCGTCACCACCAATACCGACGGCGCTATCCTTGACCTTGGCACTATGGGTAACTCCACAGTCGCTAACGTTCGTCAGATTCTTTAA
- a CDS encoding IS256 family transposase: protein MDEKRLKALAAELAKGLKTEADLNQFSRMLTKLTVETALNAELTDHIGHEKNAPKTGSNTRNGYSSKTLLCDDGEIEISTPRDRESTFEPQLIKKNQTRITQMDSQILSLYAKGMTTREIVATFKEMYDADVSPTLISKVTDAVKEQVSEWQNRPLDALYPIVYLDCIVVKVRHSGTVINKAVFLALGINTEGQKELLGMWLAENEGAKFWLSVLTELKNRGLQDILIACVDGLKGFPDAINSVYPQTHIQLCIIHMVRNSLKYVSWKDYKAVTGGLKAVYQAPTEAAALMALDKFADVWDDKYPQISKSWRAHWENLNTFFGYPPDIRKAIYTTNAIESLNSVIRAAIKKRKVFPTDDSVRKVIYLAIQSASKKWSMPIQNWRLAMSRFIIEFGDRLSDHL from the coding sequence ATGGACGAAAAAAGACTCAAAGCCCTTGCGGCTGAACTGGCTAAGGGGCTGAAAACCGAAGCCGATCTCAACCAGTTTTCCCGCATGCTGACGAAGCTTACAGTTGAAACTGCGCTCAATGCTGAGCTGACTGACCACATCGGACACGAAAAGAACGCACCCAAAACAGGCTCAAATACCCGCAATGGTTATTCGTCAAAAACGTTGTTGTGCGACGATGGTGAGATTGAAATCAGTACACCACGTGATCGTGAAAGCACCTTCGAACCTCAGCTTATTAAGAAAAATCAGACACGTATTACGCAGATGGACAGTCAGATCCTGTCGTTGTATGCAAAAGGCATGACCACCCGGGAGATTGTCGCCACCTTCAAAGAAATGTACGATGCGGACGTCTCACCCACGCTGATATCGAAAGTCACTGATGCGGTGAAAGAGCAGGTATCTGAGTGGCAAAACCGTCCGCTGGATGCTCTGTATCCCATTGTTTATCTTGACTGTATTGTCGTAAAAGTTCGCCACAGTGGCACTGTAATTAACAAAGCCGTATTCCTTGCTCTGGGTATTAACACCGAAGGCCAGAAAGAATTACTGGGCATGTGGCTCGCAGAAAATGAAGGTGCGAAGTTCTGGCTCAGCGTGCTGACTGAGCTGAAGAATCGAGGTCTCCAGGATATCCTGATTGCCTGCGTGGATGGCCTTAAGGGCTTTCCGGATGCGATAAACAGCGTGTACCCGCAGACGCATATCCAGTTGTGCATTATTCACATGGTACGCAACAGCCTGAAATACGTGTCATGGAAGGACTATAAAGCCGTTACTGGCGGTCTGAAAGCGGTTTATCAGGCTCCGACAGAAGCAGCAGCGCTGATGGCCCTGGATAAGTTCGCTGATGTCTGGGACGACAAATATCCGCAAATCAGCAAAAGCTGGCGTGCACACTGGGAAAATCTCAATACGTTCTTTGGTTATCCACCAGATATACGTAAGGCTATCTACACCACGAATGCCATCGAGTCGCTGAACAGCGTTATCCGGGCAGCGATAAAGAAACGCAAAGTGTTCCCGACAGATGACTCAGTGCGCAAGGTGATATATCTGGCAATCCAGTCGGCCTCGAAAAAATGGAGTATGCCGATCCAGAACTGGCGGCTGGCAATGAGTCGCTTTATTATCGAGTTTGGTGACCGCCTGAGCGATCACCTTTAA
- the flgB gene encoding flagellar basal body rod protein FlgB yields MLDKLDAALRFNTEALNLRAQRQEILASNIANADTPGYQARDIDFVSQLNKVMEQGRSQGSGLQLAVTSDRHIPAEASQAASMDLMYRVPYQPSADGNTVDMDRERTQFADNSLKYQTDLTVITGQIKSMMSVLQG; encoded by the coding sequence ATGCTCGACAAACTCGACGCTGCACTGCGGTTCAACACCGAAGCGTTGAACCTGCGCGCCCAGCGGCAGGAGATTCTGGCGTCAAATATTGCTAATGCCGACACGCCGGGCTACCAGGCACGTGATATTGATTTCGTCAGCCAGCTCAACAAGGTGATGGAACAAGGACGGTCGCAGGGTTCGGGCCTGCAACTGGCGGTCACGTCCGATCGCCATATTCCTGCGGAGGCCTCTCAGGCGGCATCGATGGACCTGATGTACCGGGTACCCTATCAGCCGTCAGCGGACGGTAACACCGTCGATATGGACCGTGAGCGTACACAGTTTGCGGATAACAGCTTGAAATACCAGACAGACCTGACCGTTATCACCGGTCAGATCAAGAGTATGATGTCTGTGCTACAGGGGTAA
- a CDS encoding flagellar basal body P-ring protein FlgI — translation MYRILQLTLLMLAMVSSYCRADRIRDLTTVGGVRDNQLIGYGLVVGLDGSGDQTTQTPFTTQSLNNMLSQLGITVPGGTNMQLKNVAAVMVTAKLPAFGRQGQVIDVVVSSMGNAKSLRGGTLLMTPLKGVDNQVYALAQGNILVGGAGASAGGSSVTVNQVNGGRITGGATIERELPNNFGTGNVINLFLNDEDFSMAQRIADAINARYGSAQALDGRTVQVRASASGTSQVRLLADIQDIDVSVPIQDAKVIINSRTGSVVMNHEVMLSSCAIAQGNLSVTVNQSQNVSQPNTPFGGGQTVVTPQTQIDMRQSGGSLQRVNASANLNSVVRALNALGASPIDLMSILQAMQSAGCLHAKLEII, via the coding sequence ATGTACAGAATTTTACAACTCACCCTGCTAATGCTGGCAATGGTCAGCAGCTATTGCCGGGCTGATCGCATTCGCGATCTGACCACGGTAGGTGGCGTACGGGATAACCAGCTTATCGGCTACGGGCTGGTGGTGGGGCTGGACGGTTCAGGGGACCAGACTACCCAGACGCCGTTCACTACTCAAAGTTTGAACAACATGCTGTCGCAGCTGGGGATCACCGTGCCTGGCGGCACCAATATGCAGCTGAAAAACGTGGCGGCGGTGATGGTTACCGCCAAACTGCCCGCCTTTGGTCGCCAGGGCCAGGTGATAGATGTGGTGGTTTCTTCAATGGGTAATGCCAAAAGCCTGCGCGGCGGCACGCTGCTGATGACGCCGCTGAAGGGCGTGGATAATCAGGTGTATGCGCTGGCACAGGGTAACATTCTGGTCGGCGGCGCGGGCGCGTCCGCTGGAGGCAGTAGCGTCACCGTTAATCAGGTTAATGGTGGGCGTATTACCGGTGGAGCAACCATTGAGCGCGAGTTACCCAATAACTTCGGTACTGGTAACGTTATCAATCTGTTTCTGAATGATGAAGACTTCAGCATGGCCCAGCGTATCGCCGATGCGATCAATGCGCGCTACGGTTCCGCTCAGGCGCTGGATGGGCGAACCGTGCAGGTGAGGGCGTCCGCCAGCGGCACTTCTCAGGTTCGTCTGTTGGCTGATATCCAGGATATCGATGTTTCCGTGCCGATTCAGGATGCCAAAGTGATTATCAACTCACGTACCGGCTCGGTAGTAATGAACCACGAAGTGATGTTGAGTAGCTGTGCTATCGCGCAGGGTAACCTTTCGGTCACCGTGAATCAGTCGCAAAACGTCAGTCAGCCCAACACGCCGTTCGGTGGTGGTCAGACGGTGGTAACGCCACAAACGCAAATTGATATGCGCCAGAGCGGCGGTTCGCTGCAGCGGGTGAACGCCAGCGCCAATCTGAACAGCGTGGTTCGCGCCCTTAACGCGCTGGGTGCTTCCCCTATCGATTTAATGTCCATATTGCAGGCCATGCAGAGTGCCGGCTGCCTGCACGCCAAACTGGAAATAATCTGA
- the flgG gene encoding flagellar basal-body rod protein FlgG: MIRSLWIAKTGLDAQQTNMDVISNNLANVSTNGFKRQRAVFEDLMYQTIRQPGAQSSEQTTLPSGMQLGTGTRPVATERLHTQGNLNKTDSSKDVAISGQGYFQVQMPDGTTAYTRDGSFQTDQNGQLVTNAGFPVQPAITIPANALSMTIGRDGVVSVTQQGQTAAVQVGQLTLSTFINDAGLESMGENLYQETQASGAPTDSAPGNNGAGLLYQGYVETSNVNVAEELVSMIQTQRAYEINSKAISTSDQMLAKLTQL; this comes from the coding sequence ATGATCCGCTCTTTATGGATTGCCAAAACCGGTCTTGACGCCCAGCAAACCAACATGGACGTCATTTCGAACAACCTGGCCAACGTCAGTACCAACGGCTTTAAACGCCAGCGTGCGGTATTCGAAGACCTGATGTACCAGACTATCCGCCAGCCTGGCGCGCAGTCGTCGGAGCAAACGACCCTACCTTCGGGGATGCAGCTGGGAACCGGTACGCGCCCGGTGGCCACCGAGCGCCTGCACACCCAGGGCAACCTGAACAAAACCGACTCCTCGAAAGATGTGGCGATCAGCGGTCAGGGCTACTTCCAGGTACAAATGCCTGACGGCACGACGGCCTATACCCGTGATGGTTCTTTCCAGACCGATCAGAATGGCCAGCTGGTCACCAACGCAGGCTTTCCTGTTCAGCCTGCGATTACCATTCCTGCCAACGCCCTGAGTATGACCATCGGTCGTGACGGCGTGGTCAGCGTCACTCAGCAGGGTCAGACAGCGGCGGTGCAGGTGGGGCAGCTGACGTTGAGTACCTTTATTAACGATGCGGGCCTTGAAAGCATGGGTGAGAACCTCTACCAGGAAACTCAGGCATCCGGGGCACCCACTGACAGCGCACCGGGCAATAACGGCGCGGGTCTGCTCTATCAGGGCTATGTGGAAACCTCTAACGTTAACGTGGCCGAGGAACTGGTCAGTATGATCCAGACTCAGCGTGCTTACGAGATCAACAGTAAAGCAATCAGCACCTCCGATCAGATGCTGGCCAAACTGACCCAGCTGTAA
- a CDS encoding flagellar basal body L-ring protein FlgH: protein MAKQISMPGRLLVATLLLTLNGCALIPRKPLVEGSTTAEPLPASPQVVNGSIFQGVMPMNYGYQPLFEDRRPRNIGDTLTITLQENVSASKSSTASAGRDASVTAALTAVPGAMAGLLGGDKATVDGSGKNTFAGKGGATANNTFTGTITVTVNQVLPNGNLKVVGEKQIEINQGTEFIRFSGVVNPRTISGSNTVVSTQVADARIEYIGNGYINEAQTMGWLQRFFLNLSPF from the coding sequence ATGGCGAAGCAAATCTCGATGCCTGGACGTTTGTTGGTAGCAACATTGCTCCTGACGCTTAACGGTTGTGCGCTGATCCCCCGTAAGCCCCTGGTTGAAGGCTCTACAACGGCCGAGCCGTTGCCTGCTTCGCCACAGGTGGTAAACGGCTCTATTTTTCAGGGCGTGATGCCGATGAACTATGGCTACCAGCCGTTGTTTGAGGATCGTCGCCCACGTAACATTGGCGATACCCTGACTATTACCCTGCAGGAAAACGTCAGCGCCAGTAAAAGCTCCACTGCGTCAGCCGGACGCGATGCTAGTGTAACCGCAGCGCTCACCGCGGTTCCCGGTGCCATGGCCGGTCTGTTGGGGGGTGACAAGGCCACCGTGGACGGCAGCGGTAAAAACACCTTCGCAGGTAAAGGCGGCGCAACCGCCAACAATACCTTTACCGGAACAATCACCGTGACCGTTAACCAAGTTTTGCCTAACGGCAATCTGAAAGTCGTGGGTGAAAAACAAATTGAGATCAACCAGGGTACCGAATTTATCCGCTTCTCGGGTGTGGTTAACCCGCGCACCATTAGCGGTAGCAACACGGTCGTTTCGACCCAGGTGGCGGATGCCCGCATTGAATACATCGGCAACGGTTATATCAATGAGGCACAGACGATGGGCTGGCTGCAACGGTTCTTCCTGAACCTGTCACCATTCTGA
- the flgN gene encoding flagellar export chaperone FlgN produces the protein MNKLLTTLDKMLEVLASLADVMASEQQQLSGGQINSSLLQRITEDKSSLLATLNFLEQMRRDNEKDAGFHAPYSRHSELSRRWSDIQEKTIRLRDTNLHNGLLLSHQISFTDGALEVLRPHHTQKFYGPDGQATSSAFINRKV, from the coding sequence ATGAACAAGCTGCTGACCACGCTCGATAAGATGCTTGAAGTGCTGGCAAGTCTGGCGGACGTAATGGCCTCTGAGCAGCAACAGCTGTCAGGGGGGCAGATTAACAGCAGCTTACTGCAACGGATTACCGAGGATAAAAGTTCGCTTCTAGCCACGCTCAATTTTCTTGAACAGATGCGTCGCGATAATGAGAAAGATGCGGGTTTTCACGCACCTTACAGCCGCCATTCTGAACTCTCCCGTCGCTGGTCTGATATTCAGGAAAAGACCATAAGACTGCGCGATACCAATTTACATAATGGCTTGTTGCTCAGTCATCAGATCAGCTTTACCGATGGTGCGCTGGAAGTGCTACGTCCTCATCATACGCAAAAGTTCTATGGCCCGGATGGCCAGGCGACATCCAGCGCGTTTATTAATCGTAAAGTGTAA
- the flgJ gene encoding flagellar assembly peptidoglycan hydrolase FlgJ → MSDAQSLMGAAYDSRSLNNLKRQASSDPKAHAREVAKQVEGMFVQMMLKSMRDALPQNGLLSTEQTRMYTSMYDQQIGQQIAAKGLGLADMMVKQMEQATAPDEKTGTVPMLLDKNFISTLPPLAMEQLVRKAVPRLPASDVPLSSDSSDFIAQLSQPAQQASAESGIPHHLILAQAALESGWGQRQIRTAGGRPSYNIFGIKASGDWQGKTTEITTTEYDNGVAKKVKATFRVYDSYFEALNDYVKLIGNNPRYAAVTTAATPEQGAKALQAAGYATDPNYAHKLVGMIAQFKSMGEKAVKVYTKDLGDLF, encoded by the coding sequence ATGAGTGATGCGCAATCTCTGATGGGTGCGGCTTATGACAGCCGCTCACTGAACAACTTGAAACGTCAGGCCAGCAGCGACCCTAAAGCACACGCACGGGAAGTGGCAAAGCAGGTGGAAGGAATGTTTGTACAGATGATGTTGAAAAGCATGCGTGATGCGCTGCCGCAGAATGGCCTGCTCAGTACCGAGCAAACGCGTATGTATACCTCAATGTACGATCAGCAGATAGGGCAGCAGATTGCGGCGAAGGGACTCGGTCTGGCCGACATGATGGTCAAACAGATGGAGCAGGCCACTGCGCCCGATGAAAAGACGGGCACCGTGCCGATGCTGCTGGATAAAAACTTTATCAGTACGCTGCCGCCGTTGGCGATGGAACAGCTGGTGCGCAAAGCCGTGCCGCGATTGCCCGCATCTGACGTGCCACTCAGCAGCGACAGCAGCGACTTTATTGCTCAACTTTCACAACCGGCCCAGCAGGCCAGCGCGGAAAGCGGGATTCCTCATCATCTGATCCTTGCGCAGGCGGCGCTGGAATCTGGCTGGGGGCAGCGTCAGATCCGCACGGCCGGGGGCCGACCCAGTTACAACATTTTTGGCATTAAGGCGTCGGGTGACTGGCAGGGTAAAACCACCGAAATCACCACGACGGAATATGACAATGGCGTGGCGAAAAAAGTGAAAGCGACATTCCGCGTTTATGACTCGTATTTCGAGGCGCTGAATGATTACGTCAAGCTCATTGGTAACAACCCACGCTATGCCGCAGTGACCACCGCCGCGACACCGGAGCAGGGGGCGAAAGCCTTGCAGGCGGCGGGCTATGCCACCGATCCGAACTATGCACACAAGCTGGTGGGGATGATAGCGCAGTTTAAATCCATGGGTGAGAAAGCGGTGAAGGTCTATACCAAAGACCTTGGCGACTTATTCTGA
- the flgC gene encoding flagellar basal body rod protein FlgC produces the protein MALMSIFDIAGSAMNAQSQRLNVAASNLANADSVTGPDGQPYVAKQVVFQTAAESGSATGGVRVAQVVDDPTPAKLVYEPGNPMADAKGYVKMPNVDVVSETVNTMSASRSYQANVEVLNTVKQMMMKTLTMGQ, from the coding sequence ATGGCACTGATGAGTATCTTTGATATCGCTGGATCCGCGATGAACGCCCAGTCACAGCGTCTCAACGTTGCCGCCAGTAATCTGGCGAACGCTGACAGCGTGACCGGCCCGGACGGCCAGCCTTACGTGGCGAAGCAGGTGGTATTCCAGACAGCAGCAGAGTCTGGTTCGGCCACTGGCGGCGTGCGCGTTGCGCAGGTGGTGGACGATCCTACTCCGGCAAAACTGGTTTACGAGCCGGGCAATCCGATGGCAGATGCAAAAGGCTACGTAAAAATGCCTAATGTCGATGTGGTAAGCGAAACGGTCAATACCATGTCCGCTTCACGCAGTTACCAGGCCAACGTCGAGGTGTTGAACACCGTTAAACAAATGATGATGAAAACCCTGACGATGGGTCAATAA
- the flgE gene encoding flagellar hook protein FlgE, which translates to MAFSQAVSGLNAAASNLDVIGNNIANSATVGFKSATVSFADMFADSKVGLGTKVAAVTQDFSDGTTTSTSRGLDVAISQAGFFRLTDTSGAVYYSRNGQFTLDANRNIVNSDGLNLTGYPATGTPPTVQTGANPVALSIPTTAMPAKATTTAAITANLNSTDTVPATTPFDSTNTETYNSKASMTTYDSLGNAHTMNLYFIKGATDSTTDATNPTTTWNVQAVDSSTGTSAGSWNMTFNSSGELTSTVTQTISMATLSGSAPSTFSLNLTGSQQQNTGTDTFGNPTQNGYKPGDLTSYQINDDGTVVGNYSNEQTQTLGQITLANFANPEGLKSEGNNVWSATASSGQALVGLAGTGNLGTLTAGAVESSNVDLSKELVNMIVAQRNYQSNAQTIKTQDQILNTLVNLR; encoded by the coding sequence ATGGCATTTTCCCAGGCCGTCAGTGGCCTAAACGCCGCTGCCAGCAATCTTGACGTTATCGGCAACAACATTGCCAACTCCGCCACAGTTGGTTTTAAATCCGCCACAGTCTCTTTTGCGGATATGTTCGCAGACTCAAAAGTGGGGTTGGGTACTAAAGTCGCTGCGGTAACCCAGGACTTCAGCGACGGCACCACTACGTCAACCAGTCGTGGTCTTGACGTGGCGATCAGCCAGGCCGGTTTTTTCCGTTTAACGGACACCAGCGGTGCGGTTTACTACAGCCGTAACGGGCAGTTCACGCTGGATGCCAATCGTAATATCGTTAACTCTGATGGACTGAACCTGACGGGTTACCCGGCAACCGGCACCCCGCCGACCGTGCAAACCGGTGCCAACCCGGTTGCCCTGAGTATCCCTACCACGGCAATGCCAGCGAAAGCGACCACCACGGCGGCGATCACTGCTAACCTGAACTCGACGGATACGGTGCCGGCCACCACGCCATTCGATTCAACCAATACCGAGACCTATAACAGTAAGGCGTCAATGACCACTTACGACTCTTTAGGTAACGCACACACCATGAACCTGTACTTTATCAAGGGTGCCACTGATAGCACGACCGATGCCACCAACCCGACCACCACCTGGAATGTGCAGGCTGTTGACTCCAGCACCGGTACCAGCGCGGGAAGCTGGAATATGACCTTCAACAGCAGTGGTGAACTGACGTCAACCGTCACTCAGACCATAAGTATGGCAACGTTGAGTGGTTCTGCACCGAGCACTTTCTCACTGAATCTGACCGGTAGCCAGCAGCAGAACACCGGCACCGACACCTTTGGCAACCCAACGCAAAACGGCTATAAGCCGGGCGATCTGACCAGCTATCAGATTAACGATGACGGTACTGTGGTCGGCAACTATTCCAACGAGCAAACCCAGACTTTGGGGCAGATCACACTGGCTAACTTTGCTAACCCGGAAGGGCTGAAATCAGAAGGTAACAACGTCTGGTCAGCAACGGCATCATCGGGTCAGGCCCTGGTGGGACTGGCGGGAACCGGTAACCTCGGTACTCTGACCGCGGGGGCGGTTGAGTCTTCCAACGTCGACCTGAGTAAAGAGCTGGTCAACATGATCGTGGCGCAGCGTAACTATCAGTCTAACGCTCAGACCATTAAGACACAGGACCAGATCCTCAACACTTTGGTCAACCTGCGTTAA
- a CDS encoding flagellar basal body rod protein FlgF, with product MDHAIYTAMGAASQTLDQQAVTASNLANASTPGFRAQLNALRAVPVQGLSLPTRTLVTASTPGADMTPGAMDYTERPLDVALRQDGWLAVQAADGTEAYTRNGNMEINPDGQLTIQGNMVMGDGGPIAVPEGAQITIAADGSITALNPGDAPNATVQLGRLKLVKATSTEVTRGDDGLFRLTASAQAQRGAVLQNDPTVQVMPGVLEGSNVNSTQTMVDMIANARRFEMQMKVISSVDDNEQRANQLLSMS from the coding sequence ATGGATCACGCGATATATACCGCAATGGGGGCTGCCAGTCAGACCCTCGATCAGCAGGCAGTGACGGCAAGTAACCTTGCCAACGCTTCAACGCCGGGCTTTCGTGCGCAGCTTAATGCGCTGCGTGCGGTGCCGGTGCAGGGGCTGTCTCTGCCCACCCGTACGCTGGTGACGGCGTCGACCCCCGGTGCCGATATGACGCCGGGAGCGATGGATTACACCGAGCGCCCGCTGGATGTTGCCTTACGTCAGGATGGCTGGCTGGCGGTGCAGGCGGCGGATGGCACTGAAGCCTATACCCGCAACGGTAACATGGAGATTAACCCGGACGGACAGCTCACCATACAGGGCAACATGGTGATGGGTGACGGCGGCCCGATTGCCGTACCGGAAGGGGCGCAGATTACCATCGCGGCTGACGGGTCTATTACCGCGTTAAATCCAGGCGATGCCCCTAATGCCACCGTCCAGCTGGGTCGTCTGAAACTGGTCAAAGCCACCAGTACCGAAGTGACGCGCGGTGATGACGGTCTGTTCCGTCTCACCGCCAGCGCCCAGGCGCAGCGCGGTGCCGTTTTACAAAACGATCCCACCGTCCAGGTCATGCCCGGCGTGCTGGAAGGCAGTAACGTCAATTCAACGCAAACCATGGTTGATATGATCGCTAACGCACGCCGTTTCGAGATGCAAATGAAAGTGATCTCCAGCGTCGACGACAATGAACAACGTGCAAATCAGCTACTGTCAATGAGCTGA
- the flgA gene encoding flagellar basal body P-ring formation chaperone FlgA, which produces MSGLTLLFAGLLCLATLPASAASLTAQLNQFFKARYGESSQPADTLMVVVKTPKTQWPTCETPRFSLPGNSRVWGTMSVAANCEQNRRYLQVEVQVTGSYVVAARQITRGTTITADDLKIERGRLDTLPARTVMSTKAVTEAVTLRDITPGQPLTLMMVRQPWRVKAGQNVTVIARGDGFNVSSEGRAMNNATATQSVRVRMSSGQIVSGKVAADGNILITL; this is translated from the coding sequence ATGAGTGGGTTAACGTTGCTGTTCGCCGGGCTACTGTGCCTGGCTACTCTGCCAGCCAGTGCTGCCTCACTGACCGCACAGCTGAATCAATTTTTTAAAGCACGCTATGGGGAAAGCAGCCAGCCAGCCGATACCCTTATGGTGGTGGTGAAAACGCCAAAGACGCAGTGGCCCACCTGCGAAACACCCCGGTTTTCATTGCCAGGAAATAGCCGAGTATGGGGCACCATGAGCGTGGCAGCCAACTGCGAGCAGAATCGCCGCTATCTGCAGGTTGAAGTGCAGGTAACCGGCAGCTATGTTGTAGCCGCTCGCCAGATCACGCGCGGTACAACCATTACCGCCGATGATCTAAAAATTGAACGAGGCCGTCTGGATACCCTGCCTGCACGCACGGTGATGAGCACAAAGGCAGTGACCGAGGCAGTGACGCTGCGTGACATTACGCCGGGACAGCCACTCACACTCATGATGGTTCGACAGCCATGGAGGGTTAAAGCGGGTCAGAACGTAACGGTCATTGCCCGTGGCGACGGCTTTAACGTCTCCAGTGAAGGACGTGCAATGAACAATGCCACGGCGACACAATCCGTGCGGGTCCGTATGAGTTCAGGTCAGATTGTCAGTGGAAAAGTGGCTGCGGATGGGAATATTCTTATAACGTTATAA